In one Thermanaerovibrio velox DSM 12556 genomic region, the following are encoded:
- a CDS encoding phosphatase, with amino-acid sequence MRAAVMDLGTNSFKLLVAEGDEGGMKVLLDRQEVVRLGDGLALTGGFLRDAMDRAVQEVGQMLEICEALDVQVLLAVGTMGFRKASNGDELLNAIKDRCSLEVRIISGQEEAELSFEASALKGTRLVLDIGGGSTEMVFGHQGILGAVSVEAGALFLTDLFLDPRVVPSGEALEAAHVRAREALVAGLGELNLPNRDVPLCGVGGTFTTLASVALGLESYDPERVHGFFLSRGELERQHGMYASMTGEQRRSIPGMHPKRADIALGGAVIALEAVRLFDSEGVVVSARGLRHALMERLLKGEV; translated from the coding sequence ATGAGGGCAGCGGTGATGGATCTTGGTACCAACTCCTTCAAACTCCTGGTGGCGGAAGGGGACGAGGGGGGCATGAAGGTCCTCTTGGACCGCCAGGAGGTGGTGCGTCTTGGGGACGGCCTTGCGCTCACCGGCGGCTTTCTGCGGGATGCCATGGACCGGGCGGTGCAGGAAGTGGGGCAAATGCTGGAGATCTGCGAGGCCTTGGATGTCCAGGTCCTGCTGGCGGTGGGGACCATGGGGTTCCGGAAGGCTTCCAACGGGGACGAGCTGCTAAATGCCATCAAGGATCGATGCTCCTTGGAGGTGCGGATAATATCCGGCCAGGAGGAGGCGGAGCTCTCCTTCGAGGCCTCGGCCCTCAAGGGGACGCGGTTGGTGCTGGACATAGGCGGCGGAAGCACCGAGATGGTTTTTGGCCACCAGGGGATCCTGGGGGCGGTGAGCGTGGAGGCGGGGGCCCTCTTCCTCACCGACCTCTTTCTGGACCCCCGGGTGGTTCCCTCCGGGGAGGCCCTGGAGGCGGCCCACGTGAGGGCCCGGGAGGCCCTGGTGGCAGGGTTGGGGGAGCTCAACCTTCCAAACAGGGACGTTCCCCTTTGCGGCGTGGGTGGTACCTTCACCACCTTGGCCTCCGTGGCTTTGGGGCTTGAGAGCTACGACCCGGAAAGGGTGCATGGTTTTTTTCTGTCCCGCGGTGAGCTTGAGAGGCAGCATGGGATGTACGCCTCCATGACCGGAGAACAGCGGCGTTCCATACCGGGCATGCATCCCAAGAGGGCGGACATCGCCCTTGGGGGTGCGGTTATAGCCCTGGAGGCGGTGAGGCTCTTTGACTCCGAAGGGGTTGTGGTGAGCGCAAGAGGGCTGAGGCACGCTTTGATGGAGAGGCTTCTTAAGGGGGAGGTTTAG
- a CDS encoding Na/Pi cotransporter family protein: MGHLLILAGGIVLFLFGVDESSRASRAALGERERALMARFAANPLGALVLGGVLSFLSQSSSVATSFAMGLVDIGALSFSSSIVTMMGSSVGASMVTFLLSLDVSYLGPGFLLLGAGASNFPSGVSRYGGLLRGMGIVLVGMLLIKTGVSPLMSSPGARVLVGYLADRPLLLALGAFLATCAFQSSSAVVALGIAMASSGVLGLKEACWLVVGSHGGSFGPVMLASIGKKLSARRLAWATGIYKVLGGVMGAFLVGPFAARAGLPPVLGIPAFMGFLTVVNGLALFPLTGWLAQASTVLAGTARRPGERAYIDDALAGFPEVAYRLLEKEMGRLADMEDRFMGMLRQLQTDPSVELRLKPFAEDGMVDLADSCIQYLDVIEDPSPRGIERKRRLAQVLLCLRSMGVVLTRDLYPLMAEVARSRELMAIEGVWRSIDVVREVLSASVGAWVLGDKQMAARAVSVFEPLSHRGFGLYDGISSGERDRSRIWNVERVLLELGRLASELAELVLNEEV, from the coding sequence TTGGGGCACCTTCTCATCCTTGCGGGGGGCATAGTCCTGTTCCTGTTCGGGGTGGATGAGAGTTCCAGGGCCAGCCGGGCGGCCCTGGGGGAGAGGGAACGGGCCCTCATGGCCCGTTTTGCCGCCAACCCGCTGGGGGCCTTGGTCCTTGGGGGGGTCTTGTCCTTTCTTTCCCAGAGCAGCTCCGTGGCCACCAGCTTCGCCATGGGTTTGGTGGACATAGGGGCCCTCAGCTTCTCGTCCTCGATAGTAACCATGATGGGTTCAAGCGTTGGGGCTTCAATGGTGACGTTCCTGCTCAGCCTGGACGTTTCGTACCTTGGTCCTGGGTTCCTGTTATTAGGGGCTGGGGCATCGAACTTTCCATCCGGTGTCTCCCGTTACGGGGGGCTTCTTCGCGGGATGGGGATAGTGTTGGTGGGAATGCTGCTCATAAAGACCGGGGTATCGCCCCTCATGTCCTCCCCGGGGGCCCGGGTTTTGGTGGGGTACCTGGCGGACCGCCCCTTGCTATTGGCCTTGGGGGCCTTTTTGGCCACCTGTGCCTTTCAGAGCAGTTCCGCGGTGGTGGCTTTGGGGATAGCCATGGCTTCATCGGGGGTGCTGGGGCTGAAGGAGGCCTGCTGGCTTGTGGTGGGTTCACACGGTGGGTCCTTTGGCCCGGTGATGCTGGCGAGCATCGGGAAGAAGCTGTCTGCCCGGAGGCTTGCATGGGCCACGGGGATATACAAGGTCCTGGGGGGGGTGATGGGGGCTTTCTTGGTTGGCCCCTTTGCCGCCAGGGCGGGGTTGCCGCCGGTCTTGGGGATACCGGCCTTCATGGGGTTTCTAACGGTGGTTAACGGTTTGGCCCTCTTCCCGCTGACCGGGTGGCTTGCGCAGGCCTCCACGGTCCTTGCGGGGACGGCCAGGCGTCCCGGGGAGAGGGCGTACATAGATGACGCCCTGGCGGGTTTCCCAGAGGTGGCCTATAGGCTGCTGGAGAAGGAGATGGGGCGCCTTGCGGACATGGAGGACCGGTTCATGGGGATGCTGCGGCAGCTCCAGACGGATCCTTCGGTGGAGCTTAGGTTAAAGCCCTTTGCGGAGGACGGCATGGTGGACCTGGCGGACTCCTGTATCCAGTACCTTGACGTTATAGAGGATCCAAGCCCTAGGGGCATTGAGAGGAAGCGCAGGCTTGCCCAGGTCCTGCTGTGTCTAAGGAGCATGGGGGTGGTCCTTACGAGGGATCTTTACCCCCTGATGGCGGAGGTGGCTAGGTCCCGGGAGCTCATGGCCATCGAAGGGGTTTGGAGGTCCATCGACGTGGTTCGGGAGGTATTGAGCGCCTCCGTGGGGGCTTGGGTCTTGGGGGACAAGCAGATGGCCGCCAGGGCGGTGTCCGTTTTCGAGCCCTTGTCCCATAGGGGTTTTGGGCTGTATGACGGGATAAGCTCCGGTGAGAGGGACAGGAGCAGGATATGGAACGTGGAGAGGGTTCTACTGGAGTTGGGAAGGTTGGCTTCGGAGCTTGCGGAGCTGGTGCTCAACGAGGAGGTGTGA
- a CDS encoding BglG family transcription antiterminator — protein MERGEGSTGVGKVGFGACGAGAQRGGVIDQVPFFTRRQEALMRYLEERAGWAKASEIAMALGVSDRTIRAEVKQINRSAEPVWGFRPIRSSRSKGYLLERSRGVEVPSSVRNPLPAECPPVERARGVFLRLVMSKVPLDLYQFGEEAGLSESAVLSDLRAAEEEARGLGFKLSLRQRGFTLEVEGAESEKRRFLAWVLQEEAWGSVGLGGLMDSLGMEVPESVFSQVSEVLSEARGFSDLDRVNIFICAVFSVLRSSKGMLPEDLDDGSWLMCPHDLETAREVLSLVAKGLGLKVYEADVRYLGCLISLFRRRSPGDFTRDRLRTFQDSYYLTLTEWALVKLAEECGFDFTGDDRLVTGLALHVKMLRRRAILGHWVRNPMLEDLRRRYPLTFEVAVLFLKHLSSISGLDFQEDEAGFVAMHFGGAFERMAREEERRIGLAVVCPSGEASARLLMDKLNALYGGRVRLLGPFSFAQRPLLKVMDLKCVVSTVPMEMEGIPVVQVSPFFDRRDQEALETVLFVRPKLKGLADVLKGLFREDLFLSPMEARSPEESIDVLSRLLWEAGVVPKGYREGVLERERLLATSLGNLVAVPHSVRMDAFTSAVAVGILRRPVQWGDHRVRLVMLFAPRRGAKEEARALYEVVGRLVEDPGLVGRLLRSRTHEEFMERLFGDLVFF, from the coding sequence ATGGAACGTGGAGAGGGTTCTACTGGAGTTGGGAAGGTTGGCTTCGGAGCTTGCGGAGCTGGTGCTCAACGAGGAGGTGTGATCGACCAGGTGCCTTTTTTCACCCGTAGGCAGGAGGCCTTGATGAGATACCTGGAGGAGCGGGCCGGTTGGGCAAAGGCCTCGGAGATCGCCATGGCCCTTGGGGTAAGCGATAGGACCATAAGGGCTGAGGTCAAACAGATAAACCGTTCGGCGGAGCCGGTCTGGGGGTTCAGGCCCATAAGGTCTTCCAGGTCAAAGGGTTACCTTCTTGAGAGATCAAGGGGGGTTGAGGTTCCCTCTTCCGTCCGCAATCCCTTGCCGGCGGAATGTCCTCCCGTGGAGAGGGCCCGGGGGGTATTCCTCCGTCTTGTCATGTCCAAGGTGCCGCTGGATCTTTACCAGTTTGGGGAGGAGGCGGGCTTGAGCGAGTCCGCGGTCCTCTCGGACCTTCGGGCTGCGGAGGAGGAGGCCAGGGGCTTGGGGTTTAAGTTGAGCTTAAGGCAAAGGGGTTTTACGCTGGAGGTAGAGGGGGCCGAGTCGGAGAAGCGAAGGTTCCTTGCCTGGGTTTTGCAGGAAGAGGCATGGGGTTCCGTGGGACTTGGGGGGCTAATGGATTCCCTTGGCATGGAGGTTCCGGAGAGCGTTTTCTCCCAGGTGTCGGAGGTTCTTTCGGAGGCAAGGGGTTTCTCGGACCTGGACAGGGTGAACATCTTCATATGCGCGGTCTTTTCGGTTTTGAGGTCTTCGAAGGGTATGTTGCCGGAGGATTTGGATGACGGCTCTTGGCTTATGTGTCCCCATGACCTGGAGACGGCCAGGGAGGTTTTATCCCTGGTGGCTAAAGGATTGGGGCTTAAGGTTTATGAGGCGGATGTCCGGTACCTTGGGTGTCTGATATCCCTGTTCCGTCGGAGGTCTCCTGGGGATTTTACCCGAGACAGACTGAGGACGTTTCAGGATTCTTACTACCTCACGTTGACCGAATGGGCCCTTGTGAAGCTGGCGGAGGAGTGTGGATTCGATTTCACCGGGGACGATCGTTTGGTGACAGGCCTTGCACTGCACGTGAAGATGCTTCGCCGCAGGGCCATTTTGGGTCACTGGGTTAGGAACCCGATGTTGGAGGACCTTCGCCGCCGTTATCCCCTCACGTTTGAGGTGGCGGTGTTGTTTTTGAAGCACCTTTCTAGCATTTCCGGCCTGGATTTTCAGGAGGATGAGGCGGGTTTTGTGGCCATGCACTTTGGTGGGGCCTTCGAGCGAATGGCCCGGGAGGAGGAACGGCGCATCGGGTTGGCGGTGGTTTGCCCATCTGGGGAGGCGTCGGCGAGGCTTCTGATGGATAAGCTCAATGCTCTCTATGGTGGAAGGGTCAGGCTGCTTGGGCCGTTCTCTTTTGCTCAGCGCCCGCTTCTTAAGGTGATGGATCTGAAGTGCGTGGTCTCCACCGTTCCCATGGAGATGGAGGGTATACCGGTGGTTCAAGTGTCCCCGTTCTTCGACCGCCGTGATCAAGAGGCGTTGGAGACGGTGTTGTTTGTAAGGCCGAAGCTGAAGGGGTTGGCGGATGTGCTTAAAGGTCTCTTCAGGGAGGACCTGTTCCTGTCTCCAATGGAAGCCCGGTCCCCGGAGGAGAGCATAGACGTTCTTTCCCGGCTTCTGTGGGAAGCGGGGGTCGTGCCTAAGGGGTATCGGGAAGGGGTTCTTGAGAGGGAGAGGCTGCTTGCCACGTCCCTTGGCAACCTCGTGGCGGTGCCTCATTCGGTTAGGATGGATGCCTTCACGTCTGCGGTGGCAGTGGGCATTTTGAGGCGTCCCGTCCAGTGGGGGGATCATCGGGTGAGGCTGGTCATGCTGTTCGCTCCCCGGAGGGGTGCTAAGGAGG